The genomic DNA AAATGAGCCGAACACTTTCTATCTTTCGTACGGACCGTCCAACCATCTTTCTCAAAAACGACATTCTTACTTCCCATATTAATCATCGGCTCAATGCAGATGCACATACCGCTGCGCAATAGGGGACCGCAACCAGGACGCCCATAATTGGGGACTTCAGGTTCTTCGTGCATCTTCCGTCCGATACCGTGACCGACTAGTTCCCTGACAACTGAGTAACCTTTCGATTCACAATAAAACTGTATGGCATGGCTGATATCTCCGAGGCGTTTGCCTTCAATGGCATGCTGAATTCCCAAGTAAAGTGATTCCTTTGTTGTCTTCAACAAGGCTTTCACTTTGGGATCGACTTCGCCCACACAAAACGTATAGGCTGAGTCACCGACAAAACCATTCAAAACCGTACCGCAGTCGACAGATATAACATCCCCTTCTTTCAGTATTGTCTTCGAAGAAGGAATACCGTGTACAACCTGTTCATTCACGGAAGCACATATGGAATTTGGGAAACCTCCGTATCCTAAAAATGCCGGAACCGCACCATTATCTCTAATGAATTCCTCGGCAATCTTATCAAGCTGAAGCGTATTGACACCGGGAGCGATATGTTTGGCCAATTCGCCAAGCGTCTTACCCACCAGTTGATTCGCCGCACGCATCAACTCAATTTCTTCATCTGTTTTTAAATAGATCATTCTAATTAATAAGCACCAACTGCGCCTGAGCGACCTTTAATTCTTCCTGACTTCAACAAACCGTCATAATGACGCATCAGCAAATGACTTTCTACTTGCTGCAGTGTGTCCAACACCACACCAACCAGGATCAACAAAGATGTTCCGCCAAAGAACTGCGAGAACTCCATACTTACACCGGCAATCCGGGCAAAAGCAGGCATGATAGCCACTACTGCAAGGAAAAATGCTCCCGGCAAAGTAATACGGTCCATGATGGTATCCAAATAATCTTTGGTACTCTTTCC from Parabacteroides merdae ATCC 43184 includes the following:
- the map gene encoding type I methionyl aminopeptidase, with the protein product MIYLKTDEEIELMRAANQLVGKTLGELAKHIAPGVNTLQLDKIAEEFIRDNGAVPAFLGYGGFPNSICASVNEQVVHGIPSSKTILKEGDVISVDCGTVLNGFVGDSAYTFCVGEVDPKVKALLKTTKESLYLGIQHAIEGKRLGDISHAIQFYCESKGYSVVRELVGHGIGRKMHEEPEVPNYGRPGCGPLLRSGMCICIEPMINMGSKNVVFEKDGWTVRTKDRKCSAHFEHCIAIRPEGPQILSSFEFLEEVLGNNAI